The Nocardia vinacea genome contains the following window.
GATGCGTTTTTCATCGAGGGGCGCTCGTCCGATCGAGGCAAGGGCGAGATACCCCACGATGCGATAGACAATCGTCCCCGACGATACGCGCACTGCCAGATCACCGGTGCCATGCGCGGAATACAGCGGAATACAGCGGAATACAGACGTTCGATGATCAGCCGATTGACCGGATCGGTAAGGATGCGATTCCCCGGGCCGGCCACGATGTTCCGGTGTCTCACCCAGCAGCGGCCGGACCGCGTGTCTGCACCGTTTGGATCACATGGACGCACAGCTCGCCGGATTCGTCGACGATCTTTACCTCGACCACCACAGCGGTGCGGCTGGCGCGCATCGGCTCGGCGACCGCGTGCGCCAGCCCGTGGATCGGACGCAGGAAGTGCGTTGTCGAATCGGTCGTCGCGGGCAGTGCTCCCGGCGCGGCGTTGAGAACCGCGCACACCGCGGCCGCGGCATCGGCCAACCCCATCAGTGCGCCGCCGTGCAAACCTCCCCCGGTTGTCGACAGCTCGACGGCGTGGTGCAGGCGGGCAGCTACCACAGCCGATGTGAGTTCGGTGAACTCCACGCCGAGGGTACGCACGAACGGAGCAAGTTTGTAAACGTCTTCGGAAGTGATGGTCATGGTCGCTCTCTCATCATTGTAGAGATCTCACTCTACAATTTTCTAGAGAGTAATCTCTACACCCGTGGTGAGATTCGTACATGACACCGCGGCGATTCTCGACGCCGCAGCGCGACTGCTGGCTGCCGATGGCGTGGCCGGCGTCACGATGGCTGGCGTGATCCGGGAATCGGGCGCGCCGAGCGGATCGGTATACCACCGCTTTCCCGACCGTCCCTCCTTGCTGGCTGCCCTGTGGAACAGGGCCGTCGGGCGCTTGCACCACGACGCTTACGTCTTGTTCGGCGAGGACGATCCCGTCGAGGCCGCAGCCGCGGTCGCCGGCCATGTCGTGACGTGGTGCCGGAGCAATCCACTCGATGCGCAGGTGCTGCTGGCAGGAGTCCACAGCTTTGCTCACCAGAGCTGGCCCGGCGCTGCCTGCGAGGAGCGCGACAACGAATCCGCTCGGTGGGACACCGCGATCCGCGGGCTCGTCCACGCGTTACGTGCCGAAACCGGACTGTCCACGGCCACGATCGCCCTCGCCGTGATCGACCTGCCCTATGCCGCGGTGCGGCGATATCTTACGACCAGCCGGCCGATACCCGCCGAACTCGACGACCAGGTGCCCAGCATCGTGCGCACGTTGCTGCACAGCTTGCCGACCGCAGACGAGGACCGCTCCACTGACCCCGCCCTGTCCGGACAGCCGCCCGCAAGCAAGCGGCATCCCGGCCCCGCACGGTAGCCTCAGCGCTGCATGAGGTCGCGAATGCCAGCAGCTCGCCAAGAGATGCTGTACGTGCCCCCAGTCGGACTCGAACCGACACTTTGCAGATTTTAAGTCTGCTGCCTCTGCCAATTGGGCTATAGGGGCGCCCGGTCAGCGTACCGACTCGTACTGCCGTACCGGAATTCTGTTCTGCAGGCTAGTGCATCTCCGGTGGTGGCCAGAGTAATGCCGCCATTGCGCAGTCAGGTGCCGTCGTGGGCGGCTACCGATGCGGTGCCGTCGGAGGAATTCGCATCTGGCCGGTTGGCGAGGACGGAGTGGCGGCGGCCGTAGGCGAAGTAGACGATCAGGCCGAGGGCCATCCAGACGAGGAAGCGCAGCCAGGTTTCCACCGAGAGGTTGAGCATCAGCCATAGGCAGGCGAGGACGGCGAGGACGGGGACGAGCGGGACCAAGGGCACGCGGAAGCCGCGCGGGAGTTCGGGGCGGGTGCGGCGCAGGATGAGGACGCCGATGGCGACCAGGACGAAGGCGAAGAGGGTGCCGATATTGACCATCTCCTCGAGGGTGCCGAAATCCACGAAACCGGCGAGCGCGGCGCAGACGACGCCGACCACGATGGTCAGCCGAACCGGAGTGCCGTTCTTGCCGGTGTGTGCGAGCTGACGCGGCATCAGTCCGTCGCGCGACATGGCGAACAGCACGCGGGTCTGTCCGAGGAACATCACCATGACGACCGTGGTGAGTCCGGCGAGCGCGCCGACGGAGATGATGTTCTTGGTCCAGGTGGCGCCGTGCTGCGCGAAAGCCGTTGCGAGCGTTGCGCGGTCACCGGACAGCGCGGTGTAGGGCACCATTCCGGTGAGGATCAGCGATACCGCGACATAGAGAATCGTGACGATCACCAGCGAGCCGAGAATGCCGCGCGGCACCGAGCGCTGCGGATCCTTCGTCTCCTCCGCCGTGGTCGCGACGACATCGAAACCGATGAACGCGAAGAACACCAGACTGGCCGCGGCGAGCAGGCCGTACCAGCCGAAAGTGCTGTGACCGGCACCGGTGAAGTAGGAGAACAGCGACTGGTGCAGCCCCTCCCCTTCCGCGCCGGACTGCGACGGCGGGATGTAGGGCGTCAGGTTCGACTTGTCGAAATAGGTGGCGCCGACAACGAGAACCACCGCGATAACGCTCAGCTTGATGGCGACGGCCACCGCCGAAACCCGCGACGACACCTTGGTGCCGACCGCCAGCAGCACACCCAGAACCGAGATGAGAAGTACCGCACCCCAGTCGAAGTCGATCGGACCCAGATGCACGATCGGCGAATGCGATCCCATCACCTCTCCGAGGTATTGCGACCACCCCTTGGCGACCACCGACACCGCGAGCGCGAACTCCAGGATCAGATCCCAGCCGATGATCCACGCGACGAGCTCGCCGAAGGTGGCGTAGGAGAACGTGTACGCGCTGCCGGCAACCGGAACCGTCGAGGCGAATTCGGCGTAGCACAGCGCGGTCAGCCCGCAGGCGATGGCGGCGAAGACGAAGGCGAGGGAAACCGAAGGTCCGGCAACATTGCCCGCCGTCCGTGCGGTGAGCGTGAAGATGCCCGCACCGACGACCACGGCGACACCGAAGACGGTGAGATCCCAGGCGGTCAGCTCCTTACGCAGTTTCGAATCGGGTTCGTCGGTGTCCCGGATGGACTGCTCGACCGATTTGGTGCGGAACAGACCGCCCCATCGAGTTCCTGGGGTCGCCAACACTGTCTCCTTGCCGTCGTCGACGGGTTCTCCGTCTCTAGTGCACACCGGCCATATGTCGGCTCACCCATGGTGTGAGTGCGACGACGATCAGACCGGCACAGATCGCTACTGCTCCGGTGATGCCGAAGTACGCGAATTCGTGGTCCGCGTCATAGAACCGAGCCAAAGTACCGGACATCGAGGTTCCAATGCCAACGGAGAAGAAGTACAGCGCCATCATCTGAGCCCGGAACGCCTCGGGCGCCAACTGCGTGGTGACCGAGAGGCCGATCGGGGAAAGCAGCAGTTCGGAGACCGCGAATGCGCCCATGATGAGCAGTACCGCCAGCGCAGGCACCGATTTGCCGCTGCTCCCCGAGAACAGCACGAATAACCAGAACGCCAGCCCCATGCCGATGACGCCGAGGGCGAATTTGCGCGGTGTGCTCGGCGCGCGATTGCCCAGCTTGGTCCACATCAGCGCGAACAGCGGCGACAGGCAGATGATCCACACCGGCTCGACCGAACCGATCCAGTTCGACGGCGCGGTCCAGCCGAAGATGGTCCACCGCATCCGCTCATCGGAGTACACCGCGAGGACGGTGAA
Protein-coding sequences here:
- a CDS encoding PaaI family thioesterase; its protein translation is MTITSEDVYKLAPFVRTLGVEFTELTSAVVAARLHHAVELSTTGGGLHGGALMGLADAAAAVCAVLNAAPGALPATTDSTTHFLRPIHGLAHAVAEPMRASRTAVVVEVKIVDESGELCVHVIQTVQTRGPAAAG
- a CDS encoding TetR/AcrR family transcriptional regulator; this encodes MVRFVHDTAAILDAAARLLAADGVAGVTMAGVIRESGAPSGSVYHRFPDRPSLLAALWNRAVGRLHHDAYVLFGEDDPVEAAAAVAGHVVTWCRSNPLDAQVLLAGVHSFAHQSWPGAACEERDNESARWDTAIRGLVHALRAETGLSTATIALAVIDLPYAAVRRYLTTSRPIPAELDDQVPSIVRTLLHSLPTADEDRSTDPALSGQPPASKRHPGPAR
- a CDS encoding amino acid permease; protein product: MLATPGTRWGGLFRTKSVEQSIRDTDEPDSKLRKELTAWDLTVFGVAVVVGAGIFTLTARTAGNVAGPSVSLAFVFAAIACGLTALCYAEFASTVPVAGSAYTFSYATFGELVAWIIGWDLILEFALAVSVVAKGWSQYLGEVMGSHSPIVHLGPIDFDWGAVLLISVLGVLLAVGTKVSSRVSAVAVAIKLSVIAVVLVVGATYFDKSNLTPYIPPSQSGAEGEGLHQSLFSYFTGAGHSTFGWYGLLAAASLVFFAFIGFDVVATTAEETKDPQRSVPRGILGSLVIVTILYVAVSLILTGMVPYTALSGDRATLATAFAQHGATWTKNIISVGALAGLTTVVMVMFLGQTRVLFAMSRDGLMPRQLAHTGKNGTPVRLTIVVGVVCAALAGFVDFGTLEEMVNIGTLFAFVLVAIGVLILRRTRPELPRGFRVPLVPLVPVLAVLACLWLMLNLSVETWLRFLVWMALGLIVYFAYGRRHSVLANRPDANSSDGTASVAAHDGT